DNA from Triticum aestivum cultivar Chinese Spring chromosome 7D, IWGSC CS RefSeq v2.1, whole genome shotgun sequence:
ACCATCATCCAATCACACTTGCTAGCATCCATGTTTTGCATCTGTCACAAGCTGTCATGGTAAATCTCCTAAACCTGAACATATGTAACGACTGTACATCAATTTGCCTTGCATAGTCTTCACGTGAACACATAATTAGTTTGATACCTAACTATGTTGTATAAATTGTCATAGTTCAGTTTGATTGTAATCTTACATACCCAAACCAGACAACCATGCAACGGCAATAGCGGACAGTTAAAGAATCAACAAAAATAAACGCATATGTGGATGGTTCAGATCCGCACCTGAAACAGAAAAGCAGGACCAAGCACGGCCAAATCCGAAGAAGGAACAAACCCTCGCACCAAACCCTATCCACCTCCCTGTTCATCCGCAAAGAACAACCACGGGTGAGGCACGCACGGACGCACAACGAGCAGGAAAAATGAAAGGACTAACAAAGAAAGAAGAATGAACCTTTCCCATGGCGACGGCCGAGCAAACGACGGACGACGGACGCGAGCGTGTGGCCAAATCCGAAGAAGGAACAAACCCTCGCACCAAACCCTATCCACCTCCCTGTTCATCCGCAAAGAACAACCACGGGGTGAGGCACGCACGGACGCACAACGAGCAGGAAAAATGAAAGGACTAACAAAGAAAGAAGAACGAACCTTTCCCATGGCGACAGCCGAGCAAACGACGGACGACGGACGCGAGCGTGTGGCCAAATCCGGAACCAACTGCAGCACGAGCACGAAGTCAGCCTAGCCGTGAGGAACGACCGCGAGAAGAGGAAGGATGGATGGAGAAGAGTGCGGGACGACGGACCTGAGGTGAGGCGAGCACGTCAGCTCCAAATCCagaccgagcggcggcggcggcacagaGAAGCTAGGGTTCGTGAGTGGGGGGAAGTGAGGAGCGAGGGGAGAAGGCGGCTGCGGTCACGTATGTGTATCGCCTCCTGGCCCAAGAAGCGAAGTGACGAAAAATGCCCCGGTGGGGGCACAATATTTACATATTGATGCAATTGGAATTTTATCCTACGGCCGAGCACGATCGCGGTAAAGATCCAGCGGCCCATAGCGATCTGATCCGAGATCAGACTATCAATATTGGACAGGGAAATCGATCGGACGTCCGGGTCTTTACTCCTGGGATTTCTCATGACATCCCATACTACATGGCATGCGAGACATCATCATGGGCTATGCATTGGCCATGCCCTAGGAAGTAGGAAGCACCGATCCAACTGCTTACTCCAATTAACAGGAGCTGGAAACAGAATTTCAAAAAGACAATTCTACATGAGCTTCAAGCCTTCAACACGGGGAGGAAGAACATCTCCTTGTGTCTTTCGGCACAGCGGGCAGCAGCTGCTGCGGGACACTGGCCACTCTCCCTCGGCCTCTCCGGCCGCCGAGCATCCATAGCACGAGGTGGATGCCGACGTAGGCGAGCACGGTGGCGGCCAGCGCGATGACGTACCCGGACGTGTCCCACTCCCGGCTGCTCCCGGCGGCGTAGGCGCCCAGGAGGCCCAGCAGGTCCAGCACGATCGCCGTGTTCATGGCGTAGAGCAGCAGGGCGTGGTCCTGCAGGGACTCCTGCAGCAGCAGCACGATGACCACCACCGACGCCACGAAGGAGGTGGAGTTGCAGTAGAAGAAGGCCCGGAACCGGGCCAGGTCGCTCCTGCGCAGCAACGAGTTCCCCGCGGTGGCCCATCGCTCCGACACGCCGCCCGGCGGCTTCAGGCCGGCCTGGTAGGTGACGCTTGCCGCCAGGATTGCCAGCAGCATCAGGTACTTCCGCCGCCTGGAAGTCGCCTCCGTGCTGGGCCTGGGCTTGGGTGAGCTACCTCGTCGTGGCCtagaggaggaagacggcgtgtttgccttgctgctgctgccggcggcggcgctTGACCCGGAGGAGGAGCCGTTTTCTCCGTCGGGGGTGGCGCAGCTTTCGAAGAACTTGAAGAACACGAGCAGCTGCACGACTATGAAGGCGACGACCGCGCCGACGAGCACGAAGACGTAGATGGACGTGCGCAGCTGCCGGGCGCACCCGGCGGCGTAGGCGCCCATCAGGCCGAACAGAGCGACCACCATGCACACGTAGAGCGCGTAGCACCGTATGCCCGGCCGGTACAGGTTCGGGTTCACGAGCATGACGATGAGCGCCATGGACGCCATGAAGCTCGTCGAGTTGAAGTAGAAGAACGCCAGGTACCTTCTCCGGTACTCGTCGTGGTCTTCGAGGACTGGGGAACCCGCACTGTATTTGGGGCCATCTTTGGTCCAGAAGCCGCCCGGCGGGGTGAGCCCGGCCTGGTAGGTGATGGTGGCCACCAGGATGGCCAGGAGCAGCAGCCGCTTGCGCCGCTTGTCGATCCTCCTCTTCTCCTCGTTGCTCAGGTCCTCGTTGTCGAGGGTGAAGAAGACGACATGGATGACCACGTACACCAGGACGGCGCCCGCCAAGGCCACGACGTAGATGGAGGTGCTCACCTCTCGGCAGCTCCCGGCGGCGTACGCGCCGATGAGGCCAAACAGGTCCAGTATCATGGCCACCTCCAGCACGTGCCCGCTCATCAGGCTCTTGTTCTGGACCATGAGGATGACGACCAAGGACGCGACGAACGCGGTGGAGTTGCAGTAGAAGAACGCCTTGTACCGAGCAGCGTGCTTGAACAGGAGGATCGGGTCGCCGGCCTTGTAGCGCCCTTGCTCGTCAGCTTCTTGCCACACGCCGCCGGGCGGGTCCATCCCCGCTTGGTAAGTGATGGTGGCGGCGAGAGTGGCGAGCAGCAGAATCAGAGATTTGGCCTTCTCGATGCCTTCGTTCTTGTTGCCCGTGTTCACCTCGTCGGCGAGGCTCCCTTGCCACCCGCCGCCTGATGTTGCCAGCAACTCACGCGCCGGCGATGAGCTTTGACTTTCGGTCTGGTTCTGGTGGCACCCGCGTTCTTGCAGCCAGTGCGACGCGCGCGCGGAGATGCTCTTGAGTCTTAGCCAGGAGCCGCTGCTCTTGAGAGGATCCGGGACGAGCACCATGACCACCATCACGAGGAGGATGTACACGAGGACCGCGGCGACGAGAACGACGACGTAGGCCGTCGTGTCGGCCTTCCTCGAGCTCCCGGCGGCGTAGGCGCCCAGGAGGCCGAGCAGCACGACGAGGATGAACCCGTACATCTGCAAGTCGGCGTAGTACCTCTGCAGCCGTCGTCCCAGGAGCAGCACGATGATGAGCAGCGACGCGACGAACGCCGTGGCGTTGCAGTAGAAGAAGGCCATCAGACGAGCCAACTGGTGGACCTTCAGCATCGGGTCGCCAGCTTCGTGTCTGCCCTCGGTTTCGCCAAGGAAGCCACCGGGCGGGTTCAGGCCGGCGGCGTACGAGATGCCGGTCGCGAACGTCGCGAGCAGCAGCAGCACCTTGCGCTGCTCTTTGAGCTTGAGCGCGTCATCGGGTCTCTCCTTCTCGCGCACCACCACTTGCGAGGGGGAGGTCTGGCCGGCCTCCGATGGCGCGTAGGTGGCCAGGAGGATGTGGATGCCGACGTAGGCGGCGAGAGCGACGACCAGCGTGGAGACGTATACGGTGGTCGGCAGGTCCTCGCAGCTCCCGGTGGCGAAGGCCCCCATGAGGCCGAGCAGGTCCAGCACCATGACGAACCGGAGCACGGCGAGCCACGCCGTCCGCCTCTCGTTgagcacgaggaggaggaggttgacgaCGAGCGACGCCGCGAAGGCGGTCGCGTTGAAGTAGAAGAAGGCGAGGTACCGGGCAGAGTGGTAGAGGACCGGGTCGCCGGCCTCGTGGGAGCGTCCTTCTCCGTCGCGCCCGGACTCCTGCCAGACTCCCCCTGGCGGGCTGAGCCCGGCCGCGTACGTCGCCGTGGCCACCAGCGTGGCCAGCAGCATGAGGTACTTCCGCAGGTGGTACTCCCACGACGGCTCTTGcttgggcgccgccgccgccgccgctccggtgCCGAACTCCACCTTGTCGGTCGACGCCGCCATTTTCCTAGCCACAGCTAGTTAGCTCTATCTCTGTTACCTCTGGTGCAAGACTGCAAGCGTGGGAGGAAGATGGCGTGCCGATGGATGGATGCGCTCGTGCCGATGCATATATAAACCCTTGAGCTAGGAGCCTACGACTACGTCAACACGTGCTGATTAAGTGATTAACTCGAACAGTTTTGCTACGTCTCAGTCGACTTagacttcgttatgtctcagtcgatgtTATATTCCGTTGATCTTGCATTAAGATTCGTACAAAAATTTcctttcagttttttctttttcttctcataTACTATATCACTTGagtgagacttggttaagtctcagtcgactgagacctaaaCACACCcataaaaattacaaccaggtctatggaccacctagcgacgactacaagcaccggagcgagccgaaggggcgccgccgtcatcgcccctccctcatcggagccggacaaaccttgttctagtagacagtcaggaagcCGTCATGCTAAGGCCCCAAAGGACCAACGCACCAGAGTAGCAACCATCGTCGATGAagagaattgtagatcggaaagatCAAATCTGGAACCACACGAACGAAGATGAACAAAAACTGGATCCAaatagatccaccgaagaccagcaccgaccgaatcccatgagatccgacgaagacacacctccacacatccCCCGACAATGCTATTCGAACCATTGGGACGGGGATGGGACGTGGGAAACATTATTCCTACCAATAGACATCGCCACCGCCAGACAGCCCCAACCAAGACGTTCAACCTAGCAAAAACGAGAGCAGGGTCCCTCCCGCCGGCGGGGGGCCGAGATCCTCCGTATCTCCACAACCCAAAGGCCATCGGAGGTGAGGCGGATCGGCGGCAACACCGacatgaggaggaagaagacttttcTTGGGGATGAGGAAAGACTTTGTCTTCATCTGTTCCAAATTAACTGATTTTTTTGTGACAAATCTAAGAAACTGAATTGGTATTGTATAAATATTGGTATTTTTCTATAGAATTAGTCACATTAAAAAGATTTGACTTAGCATATAAAACTATAATTTGGAATGGAAGGAATACTCAACAAGTCATTTGTGTTCATGCACAATAGTCAATGCCGTGCTCTGATTAAACATAAAAGAGGTCAGCTAGTCATTTGCTCCGTTTTAGATTTTTAGAATGGGTGAAAATTAAGAGAGCCCATGCTACCGAGCACACCTGTAAATGTTGGGGCTTTAAACCAGTAGTCCCCCATTCCCAGAATATAAGGCGCGGTTGATTTTTCATGGTCTTTGATGCACGATTTTGACCACTAATATATATCAAAGTACAAGGACTCGGCGGCGACCGCAATGGCACCCGTGTCGAGGTTCTTTTGGTGGGGGCAGGGGAGTTGATGGGAGATGGGGTGTGGTGGATTTCCCCCGCTGTCCAGCTTGTTGCGTAGGAGCTCCGAGGAAGAGAGGGAAGCAGTTGGGCGTCTGATGTGTGTTTTCCATGGAGGAAGTAACAGGTAGAGAGGACAGTAATCTGATGCCGACAGTTGGCGCGATCCTACAATgtgggaggggggaggccggccgggggCTTTCTGATGCACGACCGATGTCTAGCGTGCCCATTATTTATTCGTAAATAAGACTCTTCAACTTAAAATTTACAATGAAACGAATTTTTAGAGTCCACTTTAGGTTTTGGGGTAGGGCAAGGTAAACAAAGTTAGTTGACAATAAACTGAAATTTTCCTGGTAACTCGAGCCCTAACTCAGTGGTGTAATTCTTTTTACGTTCTTGCACGAACAACTTAAATGCTACAAAAATGTCCGAAACATATATTGCAcaagtaaagaaatataagagccttTAGATCACTTTGCAAGTTGCGCCCACTAGAGCCCCCACTTGATCAGGAAACCGATATATATGCAGATTGTTTACTCGGATCGACGCACCAACTATATCTTTAAAAATACGTATGTATACTATGCATAATTTGACCAAAAACCGTTCGGTGAGTTGACGGAGTAGTGGACTGACAAGCGAGTGTCACTGGCTAACGACTTGCTTGTTGCTTCTGCAGCTGCAGCTAACCGAGCCGACTTCCCAACTCAGCTGCACGTTCGGACGAAGGCACCTATAATTAACTAAGCACATACTTAGGGCATGTACCATGCATAGTTTTAAGGCGATGCCTCGTATGCCATATAAgatcggatatgacgtaaagtaggaTCGAATAGGGAAGCGGGATCCTTTTCAGGAAgcgggtgcttgaagagaaaaagtgtggtccggtgACAAAAGCTAAAAAGGTTGGAGTGAAAAGTAGCCCGAATTCTGAATCGTGCAGCTGCGTTGGATTGCTGTCTCGAGCGCACGCGCTACCGGACAAAAGCCCCACGTACCCTCGTCGCTGAAAAAAACACCGCTACCCATCCACTATCTCTCTCCAGAAAAGAACGCCTTATCCTAATCTCCTTTCCTCGTCTCAACCTGGTGGTGGCGAAGAACCAGAGGGCCACAGCCGCTGCCGGTGTCGTAGCCCGGGGTGTCGAGGGAGAGGCGACGGACTGGAGGAACCAGGCGAGCCGGTCGGCGGGTAACCGGAGCAGCAGCGCCATCGTCTCCTCCCTTCGTCTTTCTTCTAGTTGGAGCGGGGTCGGCCAGCTGCCGCATCCCCGTCGAGGAAGGGGCCACGGAGCTCACGCCGGAGAGTGGCCTAGTGCTTAGGTAAGGCTGCAGCCGCGCTGTCGTGTGGTCTGCTGACACCAAGGGCTGGTCCATCGCCGGGGCGTGCATCAGCAGCGACGCCTCCGAGATTGGCCACCCGCCATGGATGTTCCTCTGGTCTGACCCTAGTGCCATGGAACAAGTCAAGGTACCCCGCCTCTCCCCCCCGTCACACCCTCTGTTCGCTTGGATTTGGCAGCCCTCACCTTGGATTCTCTTTGTATCCAGCACGCATGGCAGCAGATCGCTGCAGCCATCCTTCTCACCTGGGAAGGAGGAGATCCATCAGCAGCCCAGGTTCGTCTCTCTTTTTCCTCGTCCCTGCTCAGGTTCTGTGTGTTGCTGCTAGATCCTCAAGTGTGAGTTTAGCCTGCTAGATGTGTATACTAGTTTCAGTTTATCTAGAAGAAGAGGGGAGTGAGGAGACCAGTTTCGCTCGTGTCTTGCTCAATTTTGTACTGGTTTCTCATCAAGTGTCCCCTGACATGGGTTAGGTGGATGGATGGATACATATATCTAGCAAAATTAACATGAGTAATTATTGTCTACTGATTAAGCCGATTGATGCAAGGTGTtcatatatctatctatctatgtgttACTACTTCTAGGAAATGGAATCGGTGTTTTTGCTTGGAGATTGTACTGATTTTTACGAccaggaatttttttgttttttgcattctaGCTACCTCACTTTTTAGCATGAGTTGCCTAGAGTTCCAATTCCCCAACCCCCTTGCTTCTCCATCTACTCCAACTTGTTCTATCTAACCTGCTTCGAACTGCTGCAGGATCTACTCAATTTTGATCCTTTTCTTAGTGCCTGCCAGTAGTTGCTTCAAATTTAGCATCAGTTGCTTGAAATTATAGGCAAAGTTGTTGCATCTTTTTTACTTTTGCACACGAGATCATGTGTTATCATTTTTGTTTAGAAGGATCATGTTTGAGGGAACTTGGTGGGCAGAACAAATCAACATATACAAGTATAAGTCTATCATATGCTCTGCTCTGTCTCTTGATTGATGACAACAGAATTCAGTAGGAGTACCGTTTGTTCATCCAATTGATAATTCATTCCTGAACTGCCACTGTTTTTGCGAGATGAATAATGGGCTAGATTCAGAGATAAGTGAATTTTGCCTACATATAGAATTAGATTGCCACTATTTTTTTATAAAATGAAATGAATGTGCTCCATGCAACTCAGGGGGTTTTGGTGTTGATTTTGCATGAGATACAACTGATTTCAATGtcataaacacatttttttgtgcaACTTGTTGCTTCAAAGCATGTGTAGTTGCTCAAGTTTATAATATGGGTTGCCTGGAATTAAACGAAAGGTTACTTTAATTTTTACTAAATCTATAGGGCCTGGAAACAGGGGGAGGTGCGGATTTTGTACTCCGCTGAGTGGCTTCTCTTGTGACGGGCGTCACGCCTGATATGGGGATTGAAGGGGGTTGGGCAGCATTGGATTCGGAAGGCGACTTTCCACTCCAAGGATAGAATAGTTACTTGGATTTCGTTAAAAGAGTTGCATTTTGTGCGTGTACCGCAGTTGCTTAGTTTTGTTGGGGCAGTTGCTCGGATTCGTTTTTgaacatttttgttgcatttttgcCTCTTGTAATGCAGTTGCTTGGTTTTCCTAGGACAGTTGCTTCCTTTTTACTAGAACAGCTTTGCATTTTTGTGTTTTTTAATTGAGTTTCTTGGATTTTTGCTAGGCTAGATGAGAAGTTGCATGGAGAGGGGGGTCAGATAGTTTTCCACAAAGGTTATTCAAGTTTCTCACACCTTTTTTTTCTTCCTAAAGTAGTAGATAATCTAAGTAGTAATGCTAGGGACAGTTACCTATTTTTGCTAGGACAATTTCACACTTTTCTGTTTCGAGTTGCTTGGATTGTTTGCTGTAAGTTTTTTAGATTATCATCTCAGATTTGAATACGCATGCAGACTGAGAAGATACATCTATGAAGTAGTTCCGGATGGCCTATAACTGATGCGATGATTGATTTGCATGGCTATCATCCCGATCCTCCTCCCGTCGACGCGCTCCGTGCGAAGCACACCATCGCCCCACCCTCCACCCTAAAGTAGATGCTAGGGGAGTTGCTTGATTTTTCTAGGACAATTGCTTGGTTTTGCTAGGGTAGTTGCTTGTTTTTCTTGCTAGAACAATTTTTGCATTTTGTGTACTTTTGTAGTTGAGTTGTTTGGATTTTTGCTAGAACAGATGAGAAGTTACATGGAGGAGGGGGGATAAGATAGTTGcccacaaaggttattcaacttaCTCATGTGTTTTTTTTTGCCTAAAATAGACAATCTAAGTAGTAGTGCCAGAGACATCTGCTTGTTTCTGCTACAACAGTTTCCCACTTTTTGCGTTTCTTTGTAATCGAATTGCTTTGATCTTCTGCTACAACATACGAGAAGGTGGATGAGAGGGGAGTTGCTTGGTTTTGCTAGGACATTTTTTCATAAAAGGTTATTCAAGTTGCTCATACATTTTTTCCTCTGCCTAAAATTGATGGTAGGGGAGTTGCTTGGTTTTGCTAGGACAATTGCTTGGTTTTGCTAGGGCAGTTGTTTGTTTTTTTGCTAGAACAATTTTGCATTTTTGTGTTTTTTATATTGAGTTACAAGCAAAAGGGCTGCTCAACCTGATGTTTCACAGGGTGAAATGCTGGATCGACATGAGGTACCCAttgttttttcagatttttttgatgaAACGGTGAAGATGAAGAAGGAAAGCAACCGGAACGGGCGAAGAGAGGTGGATAGGAAGTAATTCTAAAAAATACTGTATTAGTAGATTAAGTTGCATCAGAATATATATGGAGCTGCTTAGTTCACATCAACAGTTGCATAAAAATGCCTGGAACACATTTTTTCTTTTTTAATAGTTGTCCATGAATCACACTAAAGTTGCCTATGTTAGAGAATATATATGTTGTCTCTACTTGTTGTTTTTGTGGTTCTTTTTTTTCGCACAAGGGCTGCCTGATATTACTGCAAGGAGCTTATGGGGCAGCAACCTCTCTTTTAATGCATGACACTAGTTGCTTCAAATTTTAAAAGAGTTGTCCGAAATCATAGCAAAGTTGCTGCATGTATTTTACTTTTGTTTTGGGGATGCATGCTACTTTTTAATGCAAGGAACTCATATGGGGCAGCGGACCTTTTTTACATGCCTGATAGTAGTTGGACTCATTGGATGGTTAAAAGTGTCTACAGAGACAGATTCCGATATTTGGGGCGTTTTGGTGATCCACGTTGGAGCTGACCTTATGATAGGCGATTTAGAGGTGAAGTTAGTCAATTGGTAGTCATGGTAACCAACTTATAAGGATCCTCCGTTGATGGGTAGTCATACTAGGTGGAAAAGGAGTTGCTTTTCTATAACACTAAAGTTGCCTCTGCAGCACATaaagttgctcagaaaaaaaaGTTCGGCGAAACCTACtcacatgggatctagttttgaagaactcatCACGAGAAACCCAACGGTGTAAACAGATTTGAATTTTGAGATTTTATTCAAAAGTTACAAGTTTTTAAAGTTTTTGATCCCTAATAAATGCAGGTGTGATGGATAGCGTGACCACATAGGAACTGACATTTTTGTGTGTGGACGTGGCGTGGTAGTTTTGTCAGATTTTTCTATTCGCATGCGAGTGATCCTCACGTGATTCGCGCAGGGGCTGTCCTTTCCTTATTCGGTTGCATGGTCGCGCGCGCGGGATGCCCCTTCCCTTTTCTGGTAGAGCGCTAGCTATTGCGATCGGGCGCCCGTGCGCCGGCGAGCCGCGTCCGAAAAGTAGAGATGCATACGTACTAGAGTCTTTTTTTTTTTAATGAAGCCCACTAGTGATAACTTGCATTGCGAAGAAAAAATAAATGTAAATGCCTTAAATTACATTTTGTCATGGGGCATATGTATCCATATACCACGATTGTACATGCCCTTAAACAACGTCTCTGCCTCTGGTCGCTATAATAGCAGCCGACGTAATCACGTACTACCTGTCCAGCCTTCGTGCATTGCATCAGCGGAGGAACCCCGTTTACTTTTTGTAAGATGGGCATCAGAGTAAACTTCCTCTACACAAAACAGAAGAAAGTAGAAAAGTCCACTTCCTCGGCCAAAAAAATATAGGTTGACTTGCTCATTTTCTGAACTTTTGATGAAGGCTGACTTAGCCCTCCATAAGCTACTAGTATATCCTGGATGGTTTACCCCTCGTCAGTTTTGGTGACGAAAGTCCATTTCTGAAAAATCTAAGAAAATACCGGAAATTGGATGATGAGATGAGATGCCGTTGCACATACAGATGTAGCCGCCATGGTCGCCTGGTCGGCCAAACCGAAGTTAATATCAGAGGTCGGATCGACTTGATTGATCAGTTGCAA
Protein-coding regions in this window:
- the LOC123167924 gene encoding uncharacterized protein encodes the protein MAASTDKVEFGTGAAAAAAPKQEPSWEYHLRKYLMLLATLVATATYAAGLSPPGGVWQESGRDGEGRSHEAGDPVLYHSARYLAFFYFNATAFAASLVVNLLLLVLNERRTAWLAVLRFVMVLDLLGLMGAFATGSCEDLPTTVYVSTLVVALAAYVGIHILLATYAPSEAGQTSPSQVVVREKERPDDALKLKEQRKVLLLLATFATGISYAAGLNPPGGFLGETEGRHEAGDPMLKVHQLARLMAFFYCNATAFVASLLIIVLLLGRRLQRYYADLQMYGFILVVLLGLLGAYAAGSSRKADTTAYVVVLVAAVLVYILLVMVVMVLVPDPLKSSGSWLRLKSISARASHWLQERGCHQNQTESQSSSPARELLATSGGGWQGSLADEVNTGNKNEGIEKAKSLILLLATLAATITYQAGMDPPGGVWQEADEQGRYKAGDPILLFKHAARYKAFFYCNSTAFVASLVVILMVQNKSLMSGHVLEVAMILDLFGLIGAYAAGSCREVSTSIYVVALAGAVLVYVVIHVVFFTLDNEDLSNEEKRRIDKRRKRLLLLAILVATITYQAGLTPPGGFWTKDGPKYSAGSPVLEDHDEYRRRYLAFFYFNSTSFMASMALIVMLVNPNLYRPGIRCYALYVCMVVALFGLMGAYAAGCARQLRTSIYVFVLVGAVVAFIVVQLLVFFKFFESCATPDGENGSSSGSSAAAGSSSKANTPSSSSRPRRGSSPKPRPSTEATSRRRKYLMLLAILAASVTYQAGLKPPGGVSERWATAGNSLLRRSDLARFRAFFYCNSTSFVASVVVIVLLLQESLQDHALLLYAMNTAIVLDLLGLLGAYAAGSSREWDTSGYVIALAATVLAYVGIHLVLWMLGGRRGRGRVASVPQQLLPAVPKDTRRCSSSPC